From Methanobacterium petrolearium, a single genomic window includes:
- the tsaA gene encoding tRNA (N6-threonylcarbamoyladenosine(37)-N6)-methyltransferase TrmO produces MKLKAIGLVNSPFKVKEGSPHQGRFSEEISDITIFEEYSEGLDGIENWSNLIIIYWLDRAGPASMRVVPYGKKKKTGLFSTRAPIRPNPLALCTVKLVKKEGNVLTVKGLDALDESPVLDIKPFVADIDCP; encoded by the coding sequence ATGAAACTCAAAGCTATAGGTTTAGTTAACTCTCCTTTTAAAGTTAAGGAAGGTTCCCCGCATCAAGGACGATTTTCAGAAGAAATAAGCGATATAACGATTTTTGAAGAATATTCAGAGGGTTTAGATGGAATCGAAAACTGGTCAAACCTTATAATAATTTACTGGTTGGATCGTGCCGGACCAGCATCCATGAGAGTTGTCCCATATGGAAAGAAAAAGAAAACAGGTTTATTTTCCACTAGAGCACCAATACGTCCCAATCCCCTGGCATTATGCACAGTTAAACTGGTAAAAAAAGAAGGAAATGTTTTAACTGTTAAAGGATTAGATGCATTGGATGAAAGCCCAGTTCTGGATATCAAACCATTTGTGGCGGACATAGACTGTCCATAA
- a CDS encoding restriction endonuclease, with amino-acid sequence MKLIFGFRKNNPDFQSIFLITISFLGLFFLLILYLWAPQTRLYYSFQKTAILSIFIIICLVGILAATYPSTCKTLMKFQEDSEKTTKNSNIQFEGHHPDCGKFTSHTLYIKGNKYCPGCLGLSIGAFITIIGTVIYYFHGFPPSYGEISFWMGLCMVFLTLFLIVFFSLGKTFKFILNMALVMGSFLILVGVDIVTANWVIELYFLVLIMLWILTRMMISESSHKRICKDCLNGSTCVYK; translated from the coding sequence TTGAAGTTAATCTTTGGATTCAGAAAGAACAATCCTGACTTTCAATCCATCTTCCTTATTACCATCTCCTTTTTGGGACTCTTCTTTCTCCTGATACTGTATTTATGGGCTCCTCAAACAAGGTTATACTACTCTTTTCAGAAAACAGCTATTCTATCCATTTTTATTATAATATGCTTAGTGGGGATCTTAGCTGCTACCTATCCTTCAACCTGTAAAACCTTAATGAAATTTCAAGAAGATTCCGAAAAAACTACTAAAAACAGCAATATACAATTTGAAGGCCACCATCCTGATTGCGGTAAGTTCACTTCACACACATTATACATCAAAGGAAACAAATACTGTCCAGGATGTCTAGGGCTCTCGATAGGGGCTTTCATTACCATCATAGGAACAGTGATATATTATTTTCATGGATTTCCTCCAAGTTATGGGGAAATTTCATTCTGGATGGGATTATGTATGGTATTTTTAACATTGTTCCTTATCGTATTCTTTAGTCTGGGAAAAACGTTTAAATTCATTTTGAACATGGCCCTGGTTATGGGATCATTCCTGATTCTCGTGGGAGTGGACATTGTTACGGCAAATTGGGTTATTGAGTTATATTTCCTGGTTTTGATCATGTTGTGGATTTTAACCAGGATGATGATTTCTGAATCCAGCCACAAAAGGATATGCAAGGATTGTTTGAATGGATCTACTTGTGTCTATAAATAA
- a CDS encoding type 1 glutamine amidotransferase domain-containing protein, producing MSIIGIIITDMFEDVEYTEPAAAFQKAGHQIVSIGLEKGKTVRGKRNQTPVKIDKSLDEVTPLDFDAILIPGGYSPDILRGEERAVEFIKNFFETGKPIFAICHGPQLLITAKVLNGMKVTGWKSIIQDIKNAGAEYVNQEVVVDDNLISSRGPENIPAFIKTSLERLK from the coding sequence ATGTCCATAATCGGTATAATCATCACAGATATGTTTGAAGATGTGGAATACACTGAACCTGCAGCTGCTTTCCAAAAAGCAGGCCATCAAATTGTTAGTATTGGGCTTGAAAAAGGGAAAACCGTTAGGGGTAAACGAAACCAAACACCAGTTAAGATAGATAAAAGTTTAGATGAAGTTACCCCCCTTGATTTTGATGCAATTTTAATACCTGGAGGCTATTCTCCTGACATCCTCCGTGGTGAAGAGAGAGCCGTCGAATTTATTAAAAATTTCTTTGAAACGGGTAAACCAATTTTTGCAATCTGTCATGGGCCACAACTCCTAATAACAGCTAAAGTTTTAAATGGTATGAAAGTTACAGGCTGGAAATCAATCATCCAGGATATAAAAAATGCCGGTGCTGAATATGTTAACCAGGAAGTAGTGGTTGATGACAACCTTATATCCAGTAGAGGGCCTGAAAACATCCCTGCATTTATAAAAACAAGTTTGGAAAGGTTGAAGTAA
- a CDS encoding B12-binding domain-containing radical SAM protein gives MPPPLGILQLAAYLESKNTEWDIKVLDSQAENFGWSKLQRYIESAMPDVIVSSALATCNTFTILRTIEIAKKVNPDIKTVVGGQHFTALADESLKNYPEIDFVVRGEGEVTLYQLVKSLDEETSLLDVKGLSFRNNDEIINNPPRPLISNLDDLPFPGYHFVEEHMKKYNFKMMAYKGAGYALVEASRGCPHKCTFCSQWEHWSGKWRSKSPKRIADEMEHIYSEYGTTFLWLTDDNFGLGKRTANVCDELINRGISEDVTWFLQARSDDIIKHQDNLPKMRKAGNYWIMAGLERHDDNVLDNYNKGIRASDSKLSMDILKKNDIFSQATLITGDRQDSHESLQKLRDYVNYVDPDIAIFMILTPFPGTALYKTAHKNDWLEDDNWANYDMVHAVMPTEHLTRSEVQEELYMCYRSFYGSMKRRIGGVLSRNKFKRQTYRYMAGQGLLQALRGLY, from the coding sequence ATGCCCCCACCACTGGGAATACTTCAATTAGCAGCCTATTTAGAGTCAAAGAATACCGAATGGGATATAAAGGTTCTGGACTCACAGGCAGAAAATTTTGGATGGAGTAAACTTCAAAGATACATTGAATCAGCAATGCCTGATGTAATTGTTTCCAGTGCACTTGCCACTTGTAACACTTTCACCATCCTCAGAACAATTGAAATTGCCAAAAAAGTGAACCCGGATATTAAAACTGTTGTAGGTGGTCAGCATTTCACTGCTTTGGCTGATGAAAGCCTGAAAAACTATCCTGAAATAGACTTCGTAGTTCGAGGAGAGGGAGAAGTCACCTTATACCAACTGGTAAAATCTCTTGATGAGGAAACATCCCTCCTGGATGTTAAGGGACTTTCATTCCGGAACAATGACGAAATCATCAATAACCCCCCTCGCCCTTTAATCAGTAACCTGGATGATCTACCCTTCCCTGGTTATCATTTTGTGGAAGAACATATGAAGAAATATAATTTCAAAATGATGGCCTATAAAGGTGCAGGATATGCCCTGGTTGAAGCATCTCGTGGTTGCCCCCATAAATGCACTTTCTGTTCCCAATGGGAACATTGGAGTGGTAAATGGAGATCTAAATCTCCAAAAAGAATTGCCGATGAAATGGAACATATTTACTCCGAATATGGAACCACATTTCTATGGCTGACTGATGATAACTTTGGACTGGGAAAAAGAACTGCTAATGTCTGTGATGAATTAATTAACAGGGGCATTTCTGAAGATGTGACATGGTTCCTCCAGGCAAGAAGTGATGATATAATTAAACACCAGGATAACCTTCCTAAAATGAGGAAAGCCGGTAACTATTGGATAATGGCAGGATTGGAACGTCATGATGATAATGTGCTGGATAACTATAACAAGGGGATCAGGGCATCTGATTCTAAACTGTCCATGGATATTCTTAAAAAAAATGACATATTCTCCCAGGCAACCCTCATCACCGGAGATAGGCAAGATTCTCATGAATCCCTTCAGAAACTAAGAGACTATGTCAACTATGTGGATCCTGATATTGCCATTTTCATGATACTCACTCCCTTCCCAGGAACTGCCCTTTACAAAACCGCACATAAAAATGATTGGTTGGAGGATGATAACTGGGCCAACTATGACATGGTCCATGCAGTAATGCCCACAGAACACCTCACGAGGAGTGAAGTGCAGGAAGAACTGTACATGTGTTACCGAAGTTTTTATGGGAGTATGAAGCGGAGGATCGGTGGGGTTCTATCACGAAACAAGTTCAAACGCCAAACCTATCGTTACATGGCAGGTCAAGGTCTTCTGCAAGCTTTGAGGGGTTTATATTGA